A region of Oxyura jamaicensis isolate SHBP4307 breed ruddy duck chromosome 9, BPBGC_Ojam_1.0, whole genome shotgun sequence DNA encodes the following proteins:
- the LAMP3 gene encoding lysosome-associated membrane glycoprotein 3 produces the protein MGRSVPQLILLTFACAFSSCCAEVALVAKQSPQTTSFHHTVTSAQPLSLYHSSPHRGTTVQSNSTSTMSHTTTVQRTGQHQVTTAPASFVTAQAGAATRKAAGQTSLTVVTTRAADATAAGQATTQAMETITLAVKNTTVYSVAPANQSTTHANTAANTTMKNITSEKQMTTTVRTATAKKIINPTTTSTNQTTAPKSPTATAVTNTTTVHPQTQTTISFSTVTVRPTLAPQPSPIPTGTYTLSSGNKTCIKAAMGLQLMVQNKQKKQMEYLTVNPNTTQVFGSCGTVQSVLNITFSGGFINFVFVKKAPIYYVSAIEAGLQLPAEGVLYYVAIREQHFTAKLGNSFKCASKQTFGLEKTFQLLIINMQLQAFDIVGNQFGKEEECFRDKNRKAVPVAVGLSILGLLVIVFVTFLISRKKTYRGYERI, from the exons ATGGGAAGAAGCGTGCCGCAGCTCATCTTGCTCACCTTTGCCTGCG cattttcttcctgctgtgctgAAGTGGCACTGGTTGCCAAGCAGTCTCCACAAACCACATCCTTCCACCATACAGTTACTTCTGCTCAGCCACTTTCCCTTTATCACTCTTCACCCCATCGAGGCACCACAGTTCAATCTAACAGCACAAGCACCATGAGCCATACAACAACTGTGCAGAGAACAGGCCAGCATCAGGTAACAACAGCACCAGCCTCCTTCGTGAcagcccaggcaggagcagccacCAGAAAAGCAGCTGGCCAGACATCTCTCACGGTAGTAACCACAAGAGCAGCAGATGCAACTGCAGCGGGCCAGGCTACAACCCAAGCAATGGAAACAATTACACTGGCTGTGAAGAACACAACCGTATACTCCGTGGCCCCTGCCAACCAAAGCACAACACACGCAAACACAGCTGCAAACACAACCATGAAGAATATAACATCAGAGAAGCAAATGACAACCACTGTCAGAACTGCTACAGCCAAGAAAATTATAAATCCCACCACAACATCAACAAATCAAACAACAGCTCCTAAAAGTCCAACAGCCACAGCCGTGACCAACACAACCACTGTTCATCCACAGACTCAAACAACCATCTCATTTAGTACGGTGACAGTGAGACCCACTCTTGCACCGCAGCCTTCTCCCATCCCCACTGGCACATACACTTTATCCAGTGGGAACAAGACCTGCATCAAAGCAGCAATGGGTTTGCAACTGAtggttcaaaacaaacagaag AAGCAGATGGAGTACTTGACTGTCAACCCCAACACGACGCAGGTATTTGGAAGCTGTGGGACAGTGCAGTCCGTGCTCAACATCACCTTCAGCGGAGGGTTTATAAACTTTGTCTTTGTAAAG aaagctcCCATATACTATGTCAGTGCAATTGAGGCTGGATTACAGTTACCTGCTGAAG GTGTACTTTACTATGTAGCCATACGTGAGCAGCATTTTACAGCAAAGCTGGGGAATTCCTTTAAGTGCGCCAGCAAGCAAACCTTTGGCTTGGAGAAGACCTTCCAGCTACTCATCATTAATATGCAGCTGCAGGCCTTTGATATTGTTGGAAATCAGTTTGGAAAAG AAGAAGAATGTTTTCGTgataaaaacaggaaagcagtTCCTGTCGCTGTGGGCCTGAGCATACTGGGACTGTTGGTCATTGTGTTCGTCACATTCctgatttccagaaaaaaaacatatagaGGATACGAACGTATATGA
- the MCCC1 gene encoding methylcrotonoyl-CoA carboxylase subunit alpha, mitochondrial: MALVRGRRCLWALQRQQWNPAQRFVQCVSSTAGGHNIGKILIANRGEIACRVMRTAKKMGVKSVAVYSEADKNSMHVAMADEAYCIGPAPSQQSYLAMEKIIKVAKASAVEAIHPGYGFLSENTEFAEVCKQEGIIFIGPPSSAIRDMGIKSTSKAIMSAAGVPVVEGYHGEDQSDECLKDHAKRIGYPVMIKAVRGGGGKGMRIARSEKEFLDQLESARREAKKSFNDDAMLIEKFVDNPRHVEVQVFGDQHGNAVYLFERDCSVQRRHQKIIEEAPGPGINPQVRKRLGEAAVKAAKAVNYVGAGTVEFIMDSQHNFYFMEMNTRLQVEHPVTEMITGTDLVEWQLRVAAGEKIPLKQEEILLRGHAFEARIYAEDPNNNFMPGAGPLLHLSTPPPDSFTRIETGVRQGDEVSVHYDPMIAKLVVWAEDRQAALRKLRYSLHQYNIVGLSTNIDFLLSLSEHPQFEAGNVHTNFIPQHHDELFPAKKATRHEVLCQAALGLILKEKMATEAFRDQSDDKFSPFASSTGRRINICYTRKLSLLDGENIVDVAVSYGREGSYTMQIEDKMFVISGEIFNEGDSVYLRSSVNGEVCKSKLVILDNTIYLFSPEGSAQIGLPVPKYLSAVSSAGTQGGAVAPMTGTVEKVFVKAGDEVQIGDPLMVMIAMKMEHTIRAPKAGVIKKVHFQEGAQANRHAPLVEFMDEEAESK, translated from the exons ATGGCGCTGGTGCGGGGCCGCCGCTGCCTCTGGGCGCTGCAGCGTCA GCAATGGAACCCAGCACAAAGATTTGTACAATGTGTCTCCTCGACAGCAG GAGGTCACAACATAGGGAAGATTCTTATTGCAAACCGAGGAGAAATTGCATGCAGAGTGATGcgaacagcaaagaaaatgggTGTGAAGTCTGTAGCAGTTTATAGTGAAGCAGACAAGAATTCCATGCATGTAGCAATG gCAGATGAAGCGTATTGCATTGGTCCCGCACCCTCACAGCAGAGTTACTTGGCCATGGAGAAAATCATAAAGGTGGCCAAGGCCTCAGCAGTAGAG GCTATTCATCCAGGTTATGGTTTCCTCTCAGAAAACACAGAGTTTGCAGAGGTGTGCAAGCAAGAGGGAATCATCTTCATAGGTCCGCCTTCATCTGCTATCAGAGATATGGGTATTAAGAG CACTTCCAAAGCTATAATGTCTGCTGCTGGCGTTCCTGTTGTTGAAGGTTATCATGGAGAAGATCAATCAGATGAATGTCTAAAAGACCATGCCAAGAGAATAGGATATCCAGTAATGATTAAAGCTGTTCGCGGAGGTGGAGGAAAG GGCATGAGAATTGCTCGTTCAGAAAAGGAGTTTCTGGACCAACTAGAATCAGCAaggagagaagcaaagaaatctTTCAATGATGATGCAATGCTGATTGAGAAATTTGTAGATAATCCAAG GCACGTTGAAGTCCAAGTGTTTGGTGACCAGCATGGCAATGCGGTCTATTTGTTTGAAAGAGACTGCAGTGTGCAAAGAAGACATCAGAAGATCATTGAAGAGGCACCAGGG CCAGGAATTAACCCTCAAGTTCGAAAGAGACTTGGAGAAGCCGCTGTCAAAGCAGCTAAAGCAGTGAATTACGTAGGAGCAG GAACAGTGGAGTTTATTATGGACTCCCAGCATAACTTTTACTTCATGGAGATGAATACCAGACTGCAAGTAGAGCACCCTGTTACAGAGATGATCACTGGAACAGACTTGGTGGAGTGGCAGCTTAGG GTTGCAGCTGGAGAGAAGATTCCCCTAAAGCAGGAAGAGATTCTGCTCCGAGGCCATGCATTTGAAGCTAGAATATATGCTGAAGACCCTAATAATAACTTCATGCCTGGGGCTGGGCCGTTGTTGCACTTGTCCACCCCACCACCTGATAGTTTCACCCGGATAGAAACTGGAGTCAGACAAG gTGATGAGGTTTCTGTTCATTATGATCCGATGATTGCGAAGTTAGTTGTCTGGGCTGAGGATCGTCAAGCAGCACTGAGAAAGTTGCGATACAGCTTGCATCAATATAAT ATTGTAGGATTAAGCACTAATATTGATTTCTTACTGAGCCTGTCAGAACACCCACAGTTTGAGGCTGGAAATGTGCACACTAATTTCATTCCTCAACACCATGATGAACTGTTCCCAGCCAAAAAGGCAACCCGACATGAAGTTTTGTGTCAGGCAGCTCTGGGACTcatactgaaagagaaaatggcaaCAGAGGCTTTTAGAGATCAGTCAGATG atAAATTCTCACCATTTGCATCCAGCACTGgtagaagaataaatatatgttaTACTAGAAAACTCTCTCTGCTGGATGGGGAAAATA TTGTGGATGTAGCTGTAAGTTACGGTAGAGAAGGATCATACACCATGCAG attGAAGATAAAATGTTCGTGATTTCTGGAGAGATCTTCAATGAAGGTGATTCAGTTTACTTGAGGTCTTCAGTAAATGGAGAAGTGTGCAAGTCCAAATTGGTCATTTTGGACAACACCATTTATCTCTTCTCTCCG gaaGGTAGTGCTCAGATTGGCCTTCCTGTACCCAAGTACTTATCTGCAGTGAGCTCAGCAGGGACACAAGGTGGTGCCGTAGCACCCATGACAGGCACAGTTGAAAAG GTGTTTGTGAAAGCAGGGGATGAGGTTCAAATTGGAGACCCTCTCATGGTTATGATTGCTATGAAAATGGAG CATACCATAAGGGCTCCAAAGGCAGGAGTGataaaaaaagttcatttccaAGAAGGTGCCCAGGCCAATAGACATGCTCCGCTAGTTGAATTCATGGATGAAGAGGctgaatcaaaataa